The Leclercia adecarboxylata region CCGACGTTCGTTAACGGCGGCCTGGTAAAAGCCGCGGGCGTTCACGCTCGTCTGGGACACAGCCGCTATTTGATCGCCGAAGCGGATGAAAGTGATGCCTCGTTCCTGCACCTGCAGCCGATGGTTGCGATTGTGACCAACATCGAAGCTGACCACATGGATACCTACCAGGGCGATTTCGAAAATTTAAAGCAAACCTTTATAAACTTTTTGCACAACCTGCCGTTTTATGGACGTGCGGTGATGTGTGTTGACGATCCGGTGATCCGTGAGCTGCTGCCGCGCGTCGGACGTCAGATCACCACCTATGGTTTCAGCGAAGACGCCGATGTCCGTGTGGAAAGTTACAAACAGATTGGTGCGCAGGGGCATTTCACTCTGGCGCGTCAGGACAAAGAGCTGCTGCAGGTGACGCTGAACGCACCAGGACGCCACAATGCCCTGAACGCGGCCGCAGCCGTTGCTGTAGCCACAGAAGAAGGCATTGACGACGAGGCCATCCTGCGCGCGCTGGAAAGCTTCCAGGGAACCGGGCGTCGTTTTGATTTCCTCGGTGAGTTCCCGCTGGAAAACGTTAACGGGAAAAGCGGTACCGCAATGCTGGTGGACGACTACGGACATCACCCGACGGAAGTGGATGCCACGATCAAAGCGGCGCGCGCCGGCTGGCCGGACAAAAATCTGGTTATGCTGTTCCAGCCACACCGTTACACCCGTACGCGTGACTTATATGACGATTTCGCTAATGTGCTGTCTCAGGTTGATACGCTGCTGATGCTGGAAGTGTACGCGGCAGGTGAGGCGGCCATTCCGGGTGCCGACAGCCGTTCGCTGTGCCGTACCATTCGTGGTCGCGGCAAGGTCGATCCGATTCTGGTTTCCGATCATGCCCAGGCGGCGGAGATGCTTGCCCCGGTATTGACCGGCAACGATTTGATTCTGGTGCAGGGGGCAGGAAATATCGGCAAAATCGCCCGCACTCTGGCCGAAATCAAACTTAAGCCGCAAATTTCGGAGGAAGAGCGCCATGGCTGATAAGATTGCGGTCCTCTCTGGCGGCACCTCTGCCGAGCGCGAGGTTTCCCTGAATTCCGGCGCGGCCGTGCTGGCAGGGCTTCGCGAAGGTGGCGTCAATGCGCACCTGGTCGATCCGAAAGAGACCGACGTGACGCGCCTGAAAGCGCTGGGCTTTGATAAAGTTTTTATCGCGCTGCACGGGCGCGGCGGTGAAGACGGCACGCTGCAAGGCCTGCTGGATATCATCGGCCTGCCTTACACCGGCAGCGGCGTGATGGCATCCGCTATCTCCATGGATAAACTGCGCAGCAAACTGCTGTGGCAGGGTGCCGGCTTACCGGTTGCGCCGTGGGTGGCGCTGACGCGTCGTGAATTTGAACAGGGCCTGACAGCCAGCGTTACCGGGCGCATTGCCGCGCTGGGTTTACCGGTGATTGTTAAGCCGAGCCGTGAGGGCTCAAGCGTAGGAATGTCTAAAGTTGATAATTCTGACGATATATCATCAGCATTAGCGCTGGCATTTCAACATGATGAAGAAGTTCTGGTGGAAAAATGGCTCAGCGGGCCGGAATTTACCGTTGCGATGCTTGGTGAAGAAATTTTACCGTCAATTCGTATCCAACCTGCCGGAACCTTCTATGATTATGAGGCGAAGTATCTCTCTGATGAGACGCAATATTTCTGCCCAAGTGGTCTGGATGCCGGGCGTGAAGCTGAAATAAACGCGCTGGTGCTTAAAGCCTGGCATGTTCTTGGCTGCCGGGGCTGGGGAAGAATCGACGTCATGCAGGATAGCGACGGGCAGTTTTATCTGCTGGAAGCCAATACCTCGCCGGGTATGACCAGTCATAGCCTGGTGCCAATGGCGGCTCGTCAGGCGGGGATGAGCTTCTCGCAGCTGGTGGTCCGCATTCTGGATCAGGCGGGCTGATATGTCTCAGGCTGCGCTGAACACGCGAAACCGCGAGGAAGAAGAAGAGTATTCCTCTTCACGGCGGAGTAATGGAACGCGTCTTGCAGGGATTACCTTCCTGCTTGCCGTGCTGTGTACTGTGTTTGTCAGCGGCTGGATGGTGCTCGGCTGGATGGAAGATGCACAGCGTCTGCCTCTGTCGAAACTGGTAGTGACAGGTGACCGTCACTACACGCGTAATGAC contains the following coding sequences:
- a CDS encoding D-alanine--D-alanine ligase encodes the protein MADKIAVLSGGTSAEREVSLNSGAAVLAGLREGGVNAHLVDPKETDVTRLKALGFDKVFIALHGRGGEDGTLQGLLDIIGLPYTGSGVMASAISMDKLRSKLLWQGAGLPVAPWVALTRREFEQGLTASVTGRIAALGLPVIVKPSREGSSVGMSKVDNSDDISSALALAFQHDEEVLVEKWLSGPEFTVAMLGEEILPSIRIQPAGTFYDYEAKYLSDETQYFCPSGLDAGREAEINALVLKAWHVLGCRGWGRIDVMQDSDGQFYLLEANTSPGMTSHSLVPMAARQAGMSFSQLVVRILDQAG
- the murC gene encoding UDP-N-acetylmuramate--L-alanine ligase, which codes for MNTQQLAKLRSIVPEMRRVRHIHFVGIGGAGMGGIAEVLANEGYQISGSDLAPNPVTQQLASLGATIYFNHRPENVLDASVVVVSSAISADNPEIVAAHEARIPVIRRAEMLAELMRFRHGIAIAGTHGKTTTTAMVSSIYAEAGLDPTFVNGGLVKAAGVHARLGHSRYLIAEADESDASFLHLQPMVAIVTNIEADHMDTYQGDFENLKQTFINFLHNLPFYGRAVMCVDDPVIRELLPRVGRQITTYGFSEDADVRVESYKQIGAQGHFTLARQDKELLQVTLNAPGRHNALNAAAAVAVATEEGIDDEAILRALESFQGTGRRFDFLGEFPLENVNGKSGTAMLVDDYGHHPTEVDATIKAARAGWPDKNLVMLFQPHRYTRTRDLYDDFANVLSQVDTLLMLEVYAAGEAAIPGADSRSLCRTIRGRGKVDPILVSDHAQAAEMLAPVLTGNDLILVQGAGNIGKIARTLAEIKLKPQISEEERHG